The sequence TCATGAATATGTCCCGACCATCTCATTTCCTAAATTTTAAGTACTTCTTAGTGGTTACGTGACCTTCCTCTGATACAACTTCcaccttccatttcttcctggatCCAGAGTACCCTGTCCATCTCCTCGGCACAGCCTTCCAGGTTTTCCCAAACGACTTTCTTGCTAATGGCCTTCAACtgttaaaatgtgtgtgtgtgtatgtgtgtgtgtgtgtgtctgtgtgtgtgtgtgtgtgtgtgttgaatcaTGCAACCCTTGATTAtacccctctttccttctctctttaaaatctttgttcatTGGAATTTATATCTCATTAGGCAAATTCACATTGTTCTATTTTGTGCATGTCCGACTAGGCTGGGAAGCAGCTTAGCAGAGAGCAGTCAAAAAGCAACCAGTACCAGAACTCAAACCTTTGTGCTCCATGGTAATCTCTCCCTCTCGAACACTCCACACCTCACCCACCACTGCCCTGCAAAGCATCAGATTCCATTCATTTGGGTGGAGCCGGCATAAAGCCAGAAACCGTGAATCAGTAGAGAAGAAAATCACTGCTATGCCCAGTACGTACCCTGACTCTCAAATGGATGCAAATTGTAGAGGGATTAAAAAAGAGAgcagaatttatatttatatttatgtttctgtttatttatatttatatgttcacATTTATCATTTAAGCCCACAGTGTAAGGTTGAGCAAAGAATCTTGTCAGGGATAAAGAGTACTTTTCTCGGATTTCACGGGAGAGTTTGCTTCTCATTCCTCCACTCCATATATACCCCTTACCccaacagcagaaagagaatatAATTCTTAGCTGTAAGCAGGTTTTTCAGGAGGTATGGACAGCCAACTTTAGTATCATTACTGGCAGAATAATCAGTAAAGCACAGATCAAGGTATCAACAGTATTAATGCATAGAGACTGCATATGGTCAGTATACAACCTGTTCCTTTTCCAGAACTTAAGCCTTGTAAATAAGAAATCCACATGAATAGGGGTGCTtcggtgggtcagtcagttatgtgtcagactcttcatttcagctcaggtcatgatctcatggttcgtgggatcaagccccacatagggttctgcgctgacagcctgcctgggattctctctttctctctctctctctctgtctctctcttcctgcctctcagtCACTCattattcatttctctctctctcctctctctctcactctcaaaataagttaaaaaaaattcaatgaaataaattgaGGGTCAGCTGCTTATTtaatccattaaaagaaaaagaacccatATGTAGAGGACACTATACTTATGCCCCCTCAAATATACCCCCCACCCTTTCGATAAGAATTTTCCTGAGACTGCGCTGCCTCAAGCAGAGGCCAGTGAAAGCTGGGAGCCCTGACACATTCAGATCCTCTCATCACTAAGACAAATATGTTCCCGGAGCTTCAAGCTTCTCAGGAGACAGAATTAAATCATGGCAACTGCCCTAAAACCCAGCCCTGCATGGGAGGCAAGGAAAAGAACATAGTTTACTTGGGTTTGAAAACTTACCTTATTGCTCATAAAGGAGATGAGATCCAATAGACAGCTCCTAGATTTGCTCTCTCAATTCGGATTTACTTTGAAGATGAATCATGTGCAGTAAGTGTACAACATGTGAATCGTACATCCAATAGATTTACTCAGCTTTCCAGTGCAGGGTCTGTGGGAAGAGGAGATACTCCACAGACAGCCAGTCTTTATTAAAAGGCCTGAGTTAGAGCTGTAATATCAGCAGAATATTTCTCACTTCTATTCTTAAAACTtatgagaataaaaaggaaatatcccCAATATTTGATGATAGAAAAGTCCCTTAAAGCAACTCTGTAACCCCAAAACAACTCCCTGGAAGAGCACGCGAATTAAACATTTCTTCATCCTCCATCTTATATTTATAGAGATTTCATAGATGTTCACAAATGCTGAGCCTTTGGGGGGACAAGGATTCTAGCCTTCCACCCACCGCAAGGGATAATCTCAAACAATCCTTGACGACAGCAAACCTCAGTGCCAAGCATTCCTGAACAATGCCATAAATGGGCAGATTCTGTCCTCAGAGCCCTTCTCCCCCTCCAGTCTGTCCTAAGGGACACCTCTCATTTCAGTTACCAAGTGCTCCACTCCTGTCCCTGCCCTACAGAAAAAGCAAGCAGGTGTAGATTCCTGAAAGTTCCCAAATGCTCTGCTCTTTAAGCCAAATCTTTGTAACACCACACAAAACTCGGAGCCTATGTACAAGTTTAACCACATGTGATATGATTGAATTCTAGCTTCACTATTTGTGTCTCTGTCACTTTAAACATGTTTCTAAACTTCTCCctgtttcttattttagaaaatgtcacTCTTAGATAtaatataaatcttaaaaatactcataaattataaaattacaatgaaaactACTCATTAAAATTTCTacactttctaaatattttgaagtcAGTAAGTTGTCAggtaaagagagaagggaaaatatatggaaatgaagatgttttcaagtagtttttatttttaaatcaattcaagTTATCCTTAACAATGAAATGCACTTTTGTTATTGagcaattctacacattactcagtgctcatcacaagtgtcacAGACTGGCTACCTGTGGAGTATCTTCTCTCCCTTGATCTCCTTTACTATTTCACAcagccacccacctcccttcagcAATCAGCATTTTCTGTTCGGTATTTTAGAGtctgggtgttttgttttctttttcctttcttcgtTCATTTgccttatttcttaaattccacatatgagtgaaattatgtgcTATTTGACATCCTCTGTCTGAGTTATTTAGCTTATGGAcactctaagtccatccatgttgttgaaaatggtaaGATTCCATTCATTTTAATGCTATGACTCCATTGTACATACcacattatattttctaatttacatccaaggtagTGAGCATATAGCTCactaataatttcaggagtagaatccagtgattcatgcCCTACAtctgacacccagtgttcatcctaacaagtgtcttcctcaagGTCCTTTGCCCATCCACTCACACACAACCCACCCAGCACCCATCTgtatgttctctatatttaatgttagtttcttttcttgttcgtgaagagagaaagagaaaaaattgatacttattcccatttttatgaaaagatttttcttcagttttttctaCCGTATTTTTCACgtttttgtaaacttttaaatctatttcactttcctcatttctttttattttgttattgtattcattattttaaattttcaactgtttgcctttttttcacttcttttatttcctttttttctctattctatcaaacttctttcaacaaacatCCAGAACACACCTGTGACCAACATcctacatttgatttttttgtgttgattttaattttttaatttttatttatttactttattttgttaattctttttcttccttcaaaatgattaaatgaaggaattcaccccaaaagaaagaaaaggaagaaatggcaaccagggacttaatcaacactgTTACAAGCAAGATGACAGAACACAAATTTACAATCACGATAGTAAGAATAATACCCagggtaaaataaaaaagaacaacacgAAGAATTCCTTTCTGTGGCAAAAAGGAAGTAAACTCCAGTaaggtgaaattaaaaatgctattacTGACATTCAATCTCGAAGGGTGctatggtggcaaggatggatgaagcagagcagcaaattcatgatacagaggacaaattaTAGAGaatagtgaagaagaaaaaaagaggaaaactaaggCAAAGGAGCAGAATATAAGAatgagagaactcagtgactcattaaaaaggaataatatcctaatcataggggtcccagaagatgaagagagggaaaaggggtagaagggtcaTGGGAGCAAATAATAGTGGAAAAGTAGACCTCAAAATCCACGAAGCCCAgaaaactcccattagattcaacaaaaaccaagcatgaaaaaggcaaatcatagtcaagttcacaaaatactcaggcaaggaaagaatcatgaaagcagcaagggaaaagaaaaaaaaagtccttaacctacaagggataACAGagcaggttcacagcagacctatctgCAGAAACTTGGCCGGCAAGAAAAGATTGGCAAGATATGTTCAACGTGTTGAATCagaatgcagccaagaattcgttacccagcaaggttgtcattgaaaataggagagataaaaagtttcccaaacaaaactgaTGGGTTGGTGAACACTAAACAaggcctgcaagaaattttaaggggaactctctgagaggaaaaaagacgaaacaaaacaaaaaagatcaaaatcaacaaagactagaaaggaccagacaataccaccagaaactccaactccacagacaacacaatggcaataagttcatatctatcagtactcactctaaatgtcaatggactaaatgctgcaatcaaagacatagggtaacagaatggataaaaaaacaagatccatctatatgctgtttagaagagactcattttagacttaagacaccttcagattgaaagtaagaagatagagaaccatctatcatgctaatggttgccaaaggaaagctggagtagccagtcttatatcagaaaatccagattttaaaataaagagtgtaacaagagatgaagaagggtatcaGATCAAAATTAAGGTTTCTATCTGCCAAGGagatttaacaattgtaaacatttctgTCCCCAAGGTTTGATACCATAAATTTATAAATcgattaatcacaaatataaaggaactcattCACAATAATACgaaaatagtaggggacttcaacacccaaatgacaacaatggacagatcatctgagTGGaacatcaacaaagaaacaaaggctttTAATGACATACTGGACTGGAtgtatttaacagatatattcagaacaatcTATTCTAAGGCAGcacaatacatattcttttccagtgcacgtggaacatCCTCCAGAAAATATCGCGTACTGGGACACAGATCAGCCCtgaataagtacaaaaagattgagatcataccttgtatattttcagaccataacactgtgaaactcgaaatcaaccacaagaaaaaaattggaaagtcaacaaatacttggatgctaaagagcatcctactagagaatgaataggttaaccaagaagttaaagaggtaCATAAAAAGTATATGcgccaaagaaaatgataacaccacagcacAAAATCTGGGCACAAccaaggcagtcataagagggaagtatgtagcaatgcatgccttcctaaagaaggaagaaagatctcagatgcACAACCGAGCATTCTACTTAAAAGAGtcggaaaaagaacagcaaataaaaccccaaatcagcATTAGacagcaaataataaatattagagtggAAATCAATTgtattaaaattgaaaagaaaaaagtagaagagatcaatgaaaccaggagttggctctttgaaagaattaacaaaattgataaacgtcTAACAAGTTTGatccagaagaaaaggaaggacccGAATAAATCAAAtcgagaatgaaagaggagagatcacaaccaacactgcagaaatacaaacaatattaatatagtattatgagcaattatatgccaataaattgggcaatctggaagaaatggacaaattcctagagacatataaactacaaaagctgaaataggaggaaatagaaaatgtgaacagccccataaccagtaaagaaactgaatctgtaatcaaaaaactccccaaaACCAGAGTctagggctggatggctttccaggggaattctaccaaacactgaaAGTAGAGTTAACGCCTATTCTTTTGACGctcttccaaaaagtagaaatggatgGAAAAGTTCCAAAcgcattctatgaggccagcatttaccttgattccaaaaccagacaaacaccccactaaaaaggagaactacagccaatttccctgatgaacatggatgcaaaacctCTCAACAAGATCCTACCCACCCtgatccaacaatacactaaaagaactattcaccaccatcaagtgggatttctacctgggatgcaaggatgactCAATTtccacaaattaatcaatgtgatacatcacattagtaagagaaaggagaagaaccacGTGAACCTGTCAATAGATATGGAGAAACCATTTGAccaaattcagcatcctttcttgataaaaccccaGTTTGTAAATGTAAACTTTCTAagttttctatctctctttcttgttCAGTCCTTGTGGGTTTTCTACGCTATCTCTTCCTCATCAGTTGCTTTTAGGGGGAGTGCATTTCCTGTACTCTcgccctgtctctgtcctctgtccacaagcaaaaacagctccacactatccacagcttctctctcacccagttcacctctctgcaccatggacctgctgagttctgtgccTCATgttgcagattgttgtgttaatcctcaaatctgTTTTCTAGttgtgcaagatggtttggtgATGACCTAACTGTatttcagggaagagagagagaaaagaaaaaaaactacccTGCTGCTCCACCATCTTTGCCCCTCCAGTGCTGTCTACCATCActttccaaatgaaaataaattctctTCAGGTCCAGTGGTCATACAAATTGTTTACAATGTAATCTTTCTTATGTAGCAAGGTGTTAAAACTGAAATGTTGAATAGACACAATGGATGTGAACTTGTGCCTAAATCATCTTATGCCTACTTCCAAACCAAGGAAATGATCAACAGAAGTATGCTACAACTAGATAAAGGATATAAACATGGTCGGGTTATAAAGTGGCTGAGTAATTTGTGACAACAGCTTTAGAGAATTCACTGTAGAGGTATGTCTGTCCCTCAccccaggggtgtgtgtgtgtgtgtgtgtgtgcatgtgcgtgtgtgatGGAGCCCTAATCTGAGAACCTAGCATGGGACCTTCCATATGGGTGCACTGAGCAGACTGAGGTAAGTAAAgtcaaggaaggaagagagactgGTTGGTATCAGATGAGGGTGACTGGTTGACATCAGTCTATGttagaaatgtttcttctttgataGAACACTTTGGGAGCAGAGACGCCTGGATATTTCCCACAAACTGCCACAGAGAAGCCAGAAAGTGATCTTTTAGGGACCAGCCCAAAAGAGTTCACTGGGAAGAGTACAGAATTTGGAAGTTAACCACTGGGTTTCTAAGGGCTAAGAAGGGGTCATCAGTGATgacaagaaatagaaatcttTCCACATTAAGGACGCTAAAATTAGAGAGCCTACAAAAAGCCCCCAGAAGGAAGGCAAATAAACAGCTTTCACCATTTACCAGAAGAAGAGACAGTGAGGCAGTTTGTTAAGGTACCAGGTCAAGTAAGATCTTTCAGTTCCCTGCAAGTTCTCCCACCCCTGCCAACTGAGACTTTATTTAACATCTAAGAGAATCTGGCATCTAAATGAACTAAGCATGACAAGAAAATTTCTGCTATTGTTCTAAATATAACCTTCACGTGACCAGATTCAAATGCTTCAGAAATGAAACTGCAAGACACAAAATGAGGAATATCTTGAGTCTTCACTTAGAACATAAAACATAATTGCCTCTTGTAACTATGGCACTGAGAGCTCTGACGAATGTTTTCATTGAGACTTAACTATTTATTCTGCCACCTCTTTCTATGTAGGAGTCTTGGGCATCTTTGATGGGACATGATAACAGTTGGTCTTCAGTTGGTATTGCACATACTTATGTAGGTCATTGGATTCTTTTCTCATTAGCCTATATCACTTAAATTAATTCTTCTTGGTGCCAATTTGGTGGGAATTATAAGTTCAGATACTGAAACAGCATCACATGATGGTACTTAATTATGAGATTATGATGTGGTGGTGGCGGAGGCAGTGGTGGTTATGGTGGTAGGGTGTTCATTACACATCTCAATTCGTTAACTTCAAAAATCAAACTATGTATTCAAACATTCTCCTACAAAACCAGAAGACCAGAATTGAAAAGCACTAATGTTGACCTTCAATCCTGGCTTCTCCCGAGGaatgtgaaatttgaattttcagACACCATTGGGaaccctaaataaataaataaataaataaataaataaagtgttttccCGATATGCAAATAAATGTAACAGCCAAGGACGTCAAAGCCAATCTACGTCAATTTTATAGAGATACCCAGAAAGTGCATTTGTTTCCCTGCAAACGTTCAGATATCCAAAAAGTGATTGTtaatataaaaaagcaaagcTTCTTCTATCCCACCTGGATACAGTTACTACTTTCCTTTCACCTTTGCTTTCTGTACACTGTACATTGCTTTCTAGCAGCCCTTCTACCCCTTAACCTTCTGCATATTCCTGCTGCCAAATCCCCTCATTGTGACCCCCTCATTGCGCTACCCTTGATCTGTGACCATGAAAGCGAAGGACCCTGCCAAAAGCAGTTCCTGGATGATACCGCCCATCACTGCCAAATGTAAAACTCTCCTTCTCCCACCATTCACTGAACACTGAGAGTGTTTTCCAGTGACAGTCCAGGTTTTCACTGAGATTTCCAGCTTTTTGTGGAGTTTGAGGGTCCATCCATGTCCCAGTGAGTCAGCCTCAGGCACACATTCCACCGCAGAATCTTCTCAGAACATCTTCTCCAACTCCCAGGTTGTCAGACCACAACATTCATTTCTAAGTTCTGGTTCCATAGGGATTAGCTCTATATCCAAGTTCTTAAGGACTAGAATGAAATCTGTAAAGAAttggtgtgtgcacacacatacacacacacacaatcattcTGTCAATAGtcagtatatttttttctgaagacaaATTGTACAAGAAGAGAAATCATCATGTAAATATGGCCACCTGTCAAAAGAATTCAACTGAGAGCCAGCCCAGGATGTTCACAATGGTTATGGGTGTTAAGTAATCCTATTTTAATGCCATCCTCTCTGAATAAGGGATGTGTATTTATTCGTACTTATTCataataattcaattaaatatataaaatattagtgaaattaaaatttcccaATGGATTTTTCCAACAATGAGAATAATTCATCTTGCCTGTCCATGAAGGTAAACCAAGCTGTCAAGGAAAAATACTTTAGAATCCCTGAATATCCTATATCCAAAGAAGTCATTCTTTGCTACACCATAATTTCTTCATGGCTTTTTTCACTTCCATATTCCTCAGAGTATAGATCAGAGGGTTGAGCAGGGGCGTCCCAATTGTATAAAACACAGCCACCATTTTGTCAATTGGAAATGTAGCTGGGGGGCGTGTGTATATGAATATGCATGGACCAAAAAATAAGACAACCACAATAAAGTGGGAGGTGCAAGTGGAAAGGGCTTTTCGCCTTCCTTCAGCACTGTGGTTACGCAGAGAGTACAAGATGACAACATAGGAGGTAAGCAGGATTATGAAACTCACCGTGCATATGGTTCCACTGTTAGAAACAAGTAGCAAATTTGTCACATAAGTGTCCATGCAGGCAAGTTTCAACAAGGGCTGCAAGTCACAGAAATAATGGTCAATCACGTTGGGGCCACAGAAAGGCAATCTCAAAGTCAGGAAAATTTGTGCCAAAGAGTGGATACAAGATGCCACCCAGACTAGAATCACCAAAATGCTGCAGACGTGCCGGTTCATGATGGTTGTGTATCGCAAGGGCTTACAAATGGCTACATAGCGATCTAAAGCCATGAGGATGAGCACCAAGATTTCCATGcacccaaagaaatggaatgtAAAGACCTGAATCATGCACTCATTGTAGGAAATGGTCTTCTTGTGAGAAAGGGCATCCACAATCAATCTGGGGGCTGTGGTTGTAGAGAAGCAGGTGTCAGCAAAAGACAGATAGAataggaagaagtacatgggagtCCCAAGGGTCCTGCTTGTTTTGATAGTCACTACAATGAGAAAGTTCCCCGACAGTGTCGCAAGGTAAAAGATCAAGAAGACCCCGAATACTGCCTTCTGCTTTACTGGATCCTGTGTCAGCCCAAGGAGAATGAATTCAGTCACACTGCTATTCATCGCAATACTACTGGCTGAAAGTAAGGTGCAGTTGAGGACAAGGGCTGAatctgcaaagagaagaaaagaagtgacAGCTTTGGAAGATCAGTGGGCTGAACTCTGAATGCCTTGCTTTTGCTCCATGTTATGTTACCTCTGACTGCCTTCAATCCTCTATGACTCTTGGTAAATCTGCAGATGCCCAAGCCTCTCCCAGATCTATCTGTCGATTCAGAAGCTAACTGCCTTGGATCAACATAGCCTTTGCATCTGGGGAGGTAAAATTAAATGTCCTTAAAAAATTCTGATTCCCACCAAGACTGAAAACTGCAGAACTTGAActgtccttgggcaagtgacttaactgtCTCATAATTTAGCTTTCATGTGAAAAAGGGAGTGCAAATAGTTGCCTTACCTGATCCTGAGTTTCCTTAAGAATTAAAAGATTGTATatgcacacagatacacatatagGTGTTATCTATgtgctttgaaataaaaaaaaaattctattccaCTATGATTAAGCACTCATATCATTGGAGAATCcctctggaagaaaatattctctgTTCAGTTCACTCATTTAGGTCCCTGACCCCTTCATCTCTGATCCCATCTGTATCTTGGATGTAATATGGTTTACAAAAGTCTGTTTTGACAATCTTTTACTTACACCTCTCATGTTCAATGTCAGCTTCTCTGATGT is a genomic window of Acinonyx jubatus isolate Ajub_Pintada_27869175 chromosome D1, VMU_Ajub_asm_v1.0, whole genome shotgun sequence containing:
- the LOC106986247 gene encoding olfactory receptor 4C11-like, with translation MNSSVTEFILLGLTQDPVKQKAVFGVFLIFYLATLSGNFLIVVTIKTSRTLGTPMYFFLFYLSFADTCFSTTTAPRLIVDALSHKKTISYNECMIQVFTFHFFGCMEILVLILMALDRYVAICKPLRYTTIMNRHVCSILVILVWVASCIHSLAQIFLTLRLPFCGPNVIDHYFCDLQPLLKLACMDTYVTNLLLVSNSGTICTVSFIILLTSYVVILYSLRNHSAEGRRKALSTCTSHFIVVVLFFGPCIFIYTRPPATFPIDKMVAVFYTIGTPLLNPLIYTLRNMEVKKAMKKLWVGRILADLCPSTRYFLEDVPRALEKNMYCAALE